The genomic DNA ATGGCCCCTCTTCCCCGTTGGAGGGCATCGATCATGTAGCGATCCCCCTCTTCCGCTTCGATCCAACGATCTTTATTGGCAGGGCGGAGGCGATGCATCACCATATAGTCGAGCAGGTATTGGCCGTAATTCTGGAAGGTCTTCCGGGTCAAGGCCTCCACCTTCTTCTTGGACCATCGGCCCCGACCCACGACCTCCAAATTCTTCCGGATGGCCCTTCTCGTCTCGGGCATGAGGAGATAGAAGAGGTCTCCGATCACGACGGTGATGTACTTCTGGATCGGCCTCGGGATGAGGGTCGAGAAGAACTGGAAGAGAAAGAGACAGAGGAAGCGGTTAAGCGCTTGCGAACCCCGAATGGCCATCTCACCCCCCGAAGTAGTCTTGTAGGAATCGGAGGATCGTTCTGAGCCCAAGGCGGTGTTTCTTGATATGACCCCAGATATCCTGAAGGGCCTTGCGGGACCGGGTGTAATAGAGGAGGTGGGCCTTCAGGAGATACCATTCCATGCGGACGAAGGAGAGGTGTGGGTGTTTGAAGACCAGATGCTGCATGTCGAAGAAGGACCAGGGAGACCGCCATTTGATCAGGCGATCCTTCACCTGCTCATAGATGGCCGTGCCCGGATAGGGAGTGAGAATGGAGAATTGGGCCACGTTGGTGTCGAGGCGTTTGGCAAAACGGATCGTCTCCCGGATCGTCTCGGGGGTGTCATCCAGCCCGCCGAGGATAAAGGAGGCGTGGATCTCGAGGCCATTCCGTTTGAGCATCTGGATGGCTCGGACGGTTTCCCCCACCTCAAGCCCCTTGTTGAGGGCCTTGAGGGTCTCCTGACGGGGGGATTCGACGCCGATGAAGATCGACTTCGCCCCTGCCCGAACCATCGCTTTGACCATCTCCTCGTTTCGGAGGAGGAGATCGGGCCTGGAAAGACACCACCACCAGAGGTCGAGGTTCCGTTCACGAATGCCCTCGCAGAGTTCGATGACCCTCTCGGGGTAGACGTTGAAGGTGTCGTCCAAGAAGGCGACAGCCCTGAACTGGTAGCGATGGTAGAGCTCCTCGAGCTCGTTCAAGATGGCCTCCACGCTTCTCATCCGGACCTTCGTCCCCCAGAAATGGGAGGAGGAGCAGAAGGCACAACGATAGGGACAGCCCCGGCTGGTGATTAAGGGCGTAATGGGCCGGTCTCCCAGCCTGGTCCTTCGGTAATCATTCATATCGATGAGGTGTCTGGCCGGAAGGGGAAGCCGATCCAGGTCTTCGAGAAAGGGACGTGGCGGGGTCCTCACCAGCTTGCCCTTTCGCAAGAAGCTGATGCCCTGAACGGATTCGATCCCCTCTCCTTTTTCCAGTCTCGAAACCAATTCCGAGAAGGTGACCTCTCCCTCGCCGTGAACGATGAAATCGACCTTTTGGGTCGAAAGGATCTCCTCATCGACATATCCGGGATGGGGGCCCCCCATCACCACCGTGCAGCCTTGCCGTTTTGCCCTCTCGGCAAGGTGGAGGGCCTGTTTGTGTCGGGTCGTATCGGTCGAGATGCCGATCAGGTCGTAAGATCGAAAGTCGAGGTCCCTTCGGTTCTTCTTCACCGCCAGGTCCCTCACCTCGACCTTAAAGCCTTCCCGCTCCAGATAGGCGGCAAGGTAGAGGATCCCGAGGGGAGGGAAGAGCACCCCGGTTGCCTTCAGGGTCCCGGCAGGGGCGGGGTTGATGAGAAGGATCTTCATGCCTTGCCAACCTTTCCCCGGTATCTCTCGCAGAGGTCTCCCCAGCAGGCCATCACCTCGTCAGCGACCACCAGTTCGATCACCTCGCATTGATTTCCGCATTCATTGCATTCGAAACCCCGGGTCACCCAAGGTTTCCGAATCGATTCAAATCCTCTGAATCGGGTCTGAGAAAGCCTGGCCCTCTTCACGAGTTTAGCCGCTCCGATGGCCCCCATCAAACCATAGTGCTCTGGCACGAACAGGGGGGTCTCCAGTTCTTTTTCAAGGGCCTTCCGGATCCCAGGATTGGCCGCCACCCCGCCCTGAAAGATGAAGGGAGGGAGCAGTTCTTTCCCCCGACAGACATTGTTGAGGTAGTTCTTCACCAAGGATTCGCAGAGGCCGGCTATGATATCTTCCATGGAATGGCCGATCTGCTGTTTGTGGATCATATCGGTCTCTGCAAAGACGGTGCAACGCCCCGCGATCCGGACGGGATGCCTGGCCCGGAGGGCCAGCCTCCCAAATTCTTCGATGGAGAGGCCGAGCCGGCCCGCCTGTTGGTCCAAGAAGGAACCCGTCCCGGCGGCGCAGACGGTGTTCATGGCAAAATCGACCACCACGCCGTTTCTCAAAAGGATCACCTTCGCATCTTGGCCCCCAATTTCGAAGATCGTCTTGGCCTCCGGGTAGAGGTCGAGGACGGCTACCGAATGGGCCGTGATCTCGTTCTTCACGAGGTCGGCTCCCACGAGAGAGGCGGCCAGATGCCTGGCGCTTCCGGTGGTGGCCACCCCCATGAGGGACGCCTCTCGGCCCACTCGAGTGAAGAGATGCTCCAATCCCCGCTGGATCGCCTCGACGGGGCGGCCGTTGTTGCGGAGGTAGATGGAGGCCAAGATTTCATCGGCCTCGCCGAGGAGGACCATCTTCGTCGTGATCGAGCCCACGTCGATGCCTAAGTACACGGCGGCCCTTTCCATCGGATCTAACCCTTCTTCCTCGCCTCCATGACCTCTCGAAAGGCCTCCAGCCGTGTGATCCATCCTTCCCTTGCGGAATGTTCATCGAGGGTGAGAAAGAGCACGGGAGGGGAGGCCTGCTCGTTCCTCTTCAACCGTCTTCGGATCAGTTCCTGAAGCAGGGCATCGATGCCGCACTTGAAGGAGGTGAGGAAGAGGATCCCGTCCACCCCCGTGGTGAGGAAATGGAAGAGGGCGCCGACGATCTCCCTGCCCGACGACCAGTAGATCTCCTTCGAAAGACCGCCAACCTGCCTCTCGATCTCCTTTTCAGGAAGGCCCTCCGAGGTGACCAGACCCATGCCCAGACTTTTGGCATAGGTCAGGATATCCTTGTTGATATCCGGATCGAAGAGGTTATAGGGATGGCCGATGAGGGCCACCCGGAAAGGTTTGTCTTCGACTTCCTCGGGCGTCCTCCTCTCCAGGTCGAAGAGCTCCTTTGTCGAAAGACCATTGATCCGTCTCTCCCATCCCTTCTGGAACTCGTGGAAGAAGGTCTCGGCCTTCTGAAAGGCCTTTCGGGCCTCTTTCTCAGAGGCCCCCAGTCGTCTTCCGATGACCAGGAAGGATCGGGGCAGGCTATATTCTCTCTCTCGAAGATCGATCGTCTCATCGAGGATGGAGATCCCACCCTCGAGGGCCAGCCGAACGACATCCGGGGCGGCCCTGAATTTCGGACACAGGATATAAGACCGATGGAGGCTCACCAGTCTCGGGATGAAGAGGTGGTCCACCGCCTTCTCCTTCAGATGGATCGCATGGGTGACGAGCAGCTTCATGGGAAGGCAGCTGTCCTCCAGGTAGTGGAGCTTCCCCCTCTTTCCCAACCCCTCCGAGACGACCACACGCCATCCCAACGCCTCAAAGAAGGTTTTCCAGAGGGGAAAGTACCGGTAGAACATGAGGGCTCTAAGGATCCCTATTCGGCCTTTCTCTTCCATTGTAACATCTCGACGAAGGCCTCCAGGAGGGTCTGGATCCGGCCTTCGACCTCTTGTTCGTCGAGGATCAAGGTGAGGATGGGAAGATTGAAATCCTTCCCCACCCGGGTCAGAATTCCGGAGGCCGTCGTCTCGGGCATACAGGCAAAGGGCATGAGATGGACGATCCCGTCGTATCCCTCCCGGGACCTCACGATCGCCTCTCCGATGGAGACGTTACATTCGGCTCCGACCTCATAACCGAGATAGGCCTTCGAGGCCTCTAAAAAGCGGGCCCTTTCTGAAGAGGGACGTTCCTGATTCCTCCTAAGACTTCTCAAGATATGGGTCGAAAACCAGGAGGTGCGGGTGACCTCCACCCCCAATTCCCCCAATTTCTGTTCGACTCCCCGGTTGATGTGGGGGTCCATCACCGTGTAGAGTTCTCCGACCACGGCCACTTTAAAAGGTCGACGCGAGAGGTCCTGGTCGGTCTTTTGAATCAAGGCCTTGCCCCGCCTCAACGCCTCTTCGAGCGCTCGAGGGGTCTTGGCCTCATCGACTTCCGAGAGGGCCCTTTTTAGCCGCCTCTGAGTCTCCCCTCGATCGACTTCCCTCGGCCTGACCTTCATGGCCAATCGTTCGAGGGCCTCGCAGGCCATCATCTTTTTCCATCCCATCCGGAGCCCGTGGGGGAAGAGGAGGATGTTCTTCCAGGTCAATTCCTTCTTCAGCTCCTTAGTTTCTTCGTAATTCTTCCAGAGGGCCTGCCAGGTCAGCCGGGGAGGGATCGTGAGCCATCGAAAGTGGAGGCCCAGGTCCTCAAGAATGACTTTCTGGACGAGGTCGTAGAGCCCCAGCCGGCAGGGGGGCCCACTCCCTACCATGACGATCGTGTCGGCTCCGAGCCGCAGGGCCTCAATAAAATTTCCGAGGATGACCTTAAAAGGGAGACAGATACATTCGTTGGAGTTCTGGACGCCCAGGGTGAGCGTCTTACGGCTCGTTTCGGGCGGGACGACGTAGGGGATGCCTGCGGTCTCTGCGATGGCCTTGCAGAAGATGTGCATGGTCCCCAGGTGGGGAAAGGTGACTTTCATCCATGTTGACCTGCGGTCCTTTTCTCGATGGGGGGAGAGGATTCCATCCCGATCCGGGCCCTCTCCCGCCACGCCGCCTCGGCTAAGGGGCGATACGATCTGGCGTAGGCCTCGATGGCCGTGGCCAGATCGGTGAAGAACTCCTCTGCCCCTGGATGGGTGAAGTATCTCGCATACTTGAGGGCGAGTTCCCTTCCGTGCTCGGGATGGTCGATCAGGGGGCAGTTGAGAAAGAGGTTGTCCGAAAAGGGCTGTCTCGCTCGAATCTCCTTAAAGAGCGGGGAGTTGAGGGCCTCGAAGAGGGACTTTTCCTTGACGTTGTCGTAGGCGAAGTGGCAGAAGACGCAGGGCTCCAAATCGCCACGGGCATTGACGTGGAAGTACTTCCTCCCCCCTGCGATGCACCCTTCGGTGAGGCAGCCATCGTTCCAGAAGTCGACCATGAGGAGGGGTTTGGTGGCCCGGAAGTAGGCGAACCGCTCTCGAATCCACGCCCTCTGCTGCGGGGTTGCCATCAGGCTCAGGTCAGCCTGGCGGCCGATCGGAATATAGTGGAAGTTCCAGAGAAAGATGCATCCTTTGTCCACCAGAAAGTCGACGAAGGCATCGCTCCCGATCGTCTCGGTATTGCGGGTCGTCTGGGTGGTCGAGACGGCAAAAAAGATGCCCGCCTTTTTGAGGAGGTCCATCGCCTTGACGATCTGGTCAAACCTCCCCTTTCCCCTTCTCTCATCCGTCTCTTCCCGGAAGCCCTCGAGGCTGATGGCGGGGACCACATTTCCCAGCGCGACGAACCGGTCGACCATCTCTTCGTCGATGAGAGACCCGTTGGTATAGACCTGGAAAAAGCAGTCTCCATGTTTTTCGAAGAGATCGAAGAGATCTTTTCTCAAGAAGGGCTCCCCCCCTGTGAGGATGACCAGGTAGATGCCCATCTCCTTGCATTCCCCGATGAGGCGATCGATCACCTCGAAGGGAAGCTCCTCCTCCGTGGGGTAAGAGCCCGAGTAGCATCCAAAGCAGTTGAGATTGCAGCGCATCGTGGGGCTCAGGAGCATCGCATTGGGGGGTTTAAAGCCCCTCTCCTCTTCAAAGGCCTTTCTCCGATTGGTGCCCACCAGCAGCTGTTGGATGATGAAGTTCGTGATGATCTTCTTTCGGTGAAGGGGATGGGTTTCGTTGAGAAGCCTTCTGGCG from Thermodesulfobacteriota bacterium includes the following:
- a CDS encoding B12-binding domain-containing radical SAM protein, which gives rise to MKILLINPAPAGTLKATGVLFPPLGILYLAAYLEREGFKVEVRDLAVKKNRRDLDFRSYDLIGISTDTTRHKQALHLAERAKRQGCTVVMGGPHPGYVDEEILSTQKVDFIVHGEGEVTFSELVSRLEKGEGIESVQGISFLRKGKLVRTPPRPFLEDLDRLPLPARHLIDMNDYRRTRLGDRPITPLITSRGCPYRCAFCSSSHFWGTKVRMRSVEAILNELEELYHRYQFRAVAFLDDTFNVYPERVIELCEGIRERNLDLWWWCLSRPDLLLRNEEMVKAMVRAGAKSIFIGVESPRQETLKALNKGLEVGETVRAIQMLKRNGLEIHASFILGGLDDTPETIRETIRFAKRLDTNVAQFSILTPYPGTAIYEQVKDRLIKWRSPWSFFDMQHLVFKHPHLSFVRMEWYLLKAHLLYYTRSRKALQDIWGHIKKHRLGLRTILRFLQDYFGG
- a CDS encoding acyl-CoA dehydratase activase gives rise to the protein MERAAVYLGIDVGSITTKMVLLGEADEILASIYLRNNGRPVEAIQRGLEHLFTRVGREASLMGVATTGSARHLAASLVGADLVKNEITAHSVAVLDLYPEAKTIFEIGGQDAKVILLRNGVVVDFAMNTVCAAGTGSFLDQQAGRLGLSIEEFGRLALRARHPVRIAGRCTVFAETDMIHKQQIGHSMEDIIAGLCESLVKNYLNNVCRGKELLPPFIFQGGVAANPGIRKALEKELETPLFVPEHYGLMGAIGAAKLVKRARLSQTRFRGFESIRKPWVTRGFECNECGNQCEVIELVVADEVMACWGDLCERYRGKVGKA
- a CDS encoding acyl-CoA dehydratase activase-related protein — its product is MFYRYFPLWKTFFEALGWRVVVSEGLGKRGKLHYLEDSCLPMKLLVTHAIHLKEKAVDHLFIPRLVSLHRSYILCPKFRAAPDVVRLALEGGISILDETIDLREREYSLPRSFLVIGRRLGASEKEARKAFQKAETFFHEFQKGWERRINGLSTKELFDLERRTPEEVEDKPFRVALIGHPYNLFDPDINKDILTYAKSLGMGLVTSEGLPEKEIERQVGGLSKEIYWSSGREIVGALFHFLTTGVDGILFLTSFKCGIDALLQELIRRRLKRNEQASPPVLFLTLDEHSAREGWITRLEAFREVMEARKKG
- a CDS encoding CoA protein activase translates to MKVTFPHLGTMHIFCKAIAETAGIPYVVPPETSRKTLTLGVQNSNECICLPFKVILGNFIEALRLGADTIVMVGSGPPCRLGLYDLVQKVILEDLGLHFRWLTIPPRLTWQALWKNYEETKELKKELTWKNILLFPHGLRMGWKKMMACEALERLAMKVRPREVDRGETQRRLKRALSEVDEAKTPRALEEALRRGKALIQKTDQDLSRRPFKVAVVGELYTVMDPHINRGVEQKLGELGVEVTRTSWFSTHILRSLRRNQERPSSERARFLEASKAYLGYEVGAECNVSIGEAIVRSREGYDGIVHLMPFACMPETTASGILTRVGKDFNLPILTLILDEQEVEGRIQTLLEAFVEMLQWKRKAE
- a CDS encoding radical SAM protein, yielding MDLYRKAKFYSITKFTTAALSLLASASKENLIRLSFLAERIPQKESYRQKIRWIRTLFQTEHPALTIARRLLNETHPLHRKKIITNFIIQQLLVGTNRRKAFEEERGFKPPNAMLLSPTMRCNLNCFGCYSGSYPTEEELPFEVIDRLIGECKEMGIYLVILTGGEPFLRKDLFDLFEKHGDCFFQVYTNGSLIDEEMVDRFVALGNVVPAISLEGFREETDERRGKGRFDQIVKAMDLLKKAGIFFAVSTTQTTRNTETIGSDAFVDFLVDKGCIFLWNFHYIPIGRQADLSLMATPQQRAWIRERFAYFRATKPLLMVDFWNDGCLTEGCIAGGRKYFHVNARGDLEPCVFCHFAYDNVKEKSLFEALNSPLFKEIRARQPFSDNLFLNCPLIDHPEHGRELALKYARYFTHPGAEEFFTDLATAIEAYARSYRPLAEAAWRERARIGMESSPPIEKRTAGQHG